In Spinacia oleracea cultivar Varoflay chromosome 5, BTI_SOV_V1, whole genome shotgun sequence, a single window of DNA contains:
- the LOC130461423 gene encoding uncharacterized mitochondrial protein AtMg00310-like — translation MGVREVEVHDRYLGLPTMVGRSKKGITRGVKEKLWKKLQRWKGMVLSKAGREVMIKAVAQSLPTYAMSVFKFPSSFCDELRSLVAQFWWGQKQGERKIHWVSCKKLCRPKEEGGLGFRDFKLFNWALLGKQAWRLIQKPGSLLEQLLRARYYPSSSFMAAELGTLPSYTWRGIWEAKWVVRRGMRWRVGNGKEFGFGRILGSRILNRGGFYHLGETQTLT, via the coding sequence ATGGGAGTGCGGGAAGTAGAGGTGCATGATCGATATCTAGGTCTCCCCACTATGGTGGGACGGTCTAAAAAAGGGATTACTAGAGGCGTGAAGGAAAAGCTGTGGAAGAAACTTCAAAGGTGGAAAGGGATGGTACTTTCTAAGGCGGGTAGGGAGGTTATGATAAAGGCAGTGGCCCAATCTCTACCTACCTATGCGATGAGTGTGTTTAAGTTTCCATCTTCCTTTTGTGATGAGTTGCGGTCCCTTGTAGCTCAATTCTGGTGGGGTCAAAAGCAAGGGGAGAGGAAGATTCATTGGGTGTCCTGTAAGAAGTTGTGCAGACCAAAGGAGGAGGGAGGACTAGGCTTCCGTGATTTTAAATTGTTCAATTGGGCATTGCTTGGGAAACAAGCTTGGCGCCTTATCCAGAAACCGGGTAGTCTCCTCGAACAACTGTTGAGAGCAAGGTACTACCCGAGTTCGTCTTTTATGGCGGCTGAATTGGGGACGCTCCCTAGCTATACTTGGCGTGGCATTTGGGAGGCTAAATGGGTGGTTAGACGAGGTATGAGGTGGAGGGTGGGGAATGGGAAAGAATTCGGGTTTGGTCGGATCCTTGGATCCCGAATACTCAATCGAGGCGGGTTTTATCACCTAGGGGAAACTCAAACTTTAACTTGA
- the LOC130461424 gene encoding uncharacterized protein — MARVIWSRSEMEHLASWRYCSLLDWWEAAFEEMDEEAVSKFFTLCWEIWGARNKVVVANGVFEPDGTVEYAMKVSKEFWEEYMSGKSRGRGVGSSHQTEWKPPDEGWVKVNVDAGLLGEMGSGLGAVVRNASGGVERCAVSQGVERWDPLIAEAKAVMLGPQLGAELGARKIIVESDCLVLINALQEGAPGAGSLGLMLEDIFDSCSSFDSVRWSFIKRVGNQITHNLAHLQPWSWELRVWEDEFPNCVLLDASSDLLI, encoded by the coding sequence ATGGCCAGGGTAATATGGAGCAGAAGTGAGATGGAGCATCTGGCGTCATGGAGGTACTGCTCACTCCTTGATTGGTGGGAGGCCGCATTTGAGGAGATGGATGAGGAGGCGGTGAGTAAGTTCTTCACGCTATGCTGGGAGATTTGGGGGGCGCGAAACAAAGTTGTAGTAGCCAACGGGGTGTTCGAACCTGATGGTACGGTGGAATATGCGATGAAGGTTAGCAAGGAGTTCTGGGAGGAGTACATGTCAGGCAAGTCGCGAGGTAGGGGGGTTGGGAGTAGTCACCAAACTGAATGGAAGCCACCTGATGAAGGATGGGTTAAGGTAAATGTCGATGCGGGTTTGCTGGGGGAAATGGGGTCAGGCTTGGGGGCGGTGGTTCGCAATGCCTCGGGAGGGGTGGAACGCTGTGCCGTGAGTCAAGGAGTAGAGAGGTGGGATCCCCTAATAGCTGAGGCGAAGGCAGTGATGTTGGGGCCGCAGCTAGGTGCGGAGTTGGGGGCTCGGAAAATCATTGTGGAGAGTGATTGCTTGGTCTTGATCAACGCATTACAAGAAGGAGCTCCAGGAGCTGGCAGCCTTGGTTTGATGCTCGAAGATATCTTTGATTCTTGTTCTTCTTTTGATAGTGTTAGATGGTCATTTATTAAGCGTGTTGGCAACCAGATCACTCATAATCTTGCTCACCTTCAACCATGGAGTTGGGAGCTTAGAGTATGGGAGGATGAGTTCCCAAATTGTGTTTTGCTTGATGCTAGTTCTGATCTTTTAATATAA
- the LOC110786931 gene encoding transcription factor RAX2: MGRAPCCDKANVKKGPWSPEEDVKLKDYIHKFGTGGNWIALPQKAGLKRCGKSCRLRWLNYLRPNIKHGDFSDDEDRIICSLYATIGTRWSIIAAQLPGRTDNDIKNYWNTKLKKKLMGNIITNNNNSPNLNISNHKKSLNYYPMLQNNLYPSSPSSSLLSSPSFQCTSTYPITMSFSEGCSNNNSNTLILMQNHQQQVKDNSTLLEFGGDHQQQPSSCSSDGSGSITQMITNQVKIEDNQQNNYGCFYANQVVNHQQDGQGKMVLVEEKSSCVRGDSAVLWGQNGQTTTSTSLLENYGLEEIKQLITTNYSFHETKEEEKDMTKVMYYYY; this comes from the exons atgggaaGAGCACCATGTTGTGATAAAGCAAATGTGAAGAAAGGGCCATGGTCTCCTGAAGAAGATGTTAAACTCAAAGATTACATTCATAAATTTGGCACTGGTGGTAATTGGATTGCCCTTCCTCAAAAAGCTG GTTTGAAGAGGTGTGGGAAAAGCTGCAGATTAAGATGGCTTAATTACTTAAGACCAAATATTAAACATGGGGACTTCTCTGATGATGAAGATAGGATCATTTGCAGCTTGTATGCTACTATTGGAACCAG GTGGTCAATAATAGCCGCTCAATTACCAGGAAGGACAGACAATGATATCAAGAATTACTGGAATACCAAGCTTAAGAAGAAGCTAATGGGAAACATtattactaataataataattcccCTAATTTAAATATTAGTAATCACAAAAAATCCCTTAACTATTATCCTATGCTTCAAAATAATCTCTACccttcatcaccatcatcatctctGTTATCCTCACCTTCTTTCCAGTGTACCAGCACATACCCTATAACTATGTCTTTTTCAGAAGGGTGTtcaaataataatagtaataccCTAATTCTCATGCAAAATCATCAACAGCAAGTAAAAGACAATAGTACCCTTCTCGAGTTCGGTGGCGATCATCAACAACAACCAAGTAGTTGTAGTTCTGATGGGAGTGGGAGTATTACTCAGATGATCACTAATCAAGTAAAGATTGAAGATAATCAGCAGAATAATTATGGGTGTTTTTACGCGAATCAAGTTGTTAATCATCAACAAGATGGTCAAGGGAAGATGGTGTTGGTGGAGGAGAAGTCATCTTGTGTTAGAGGAGATAGTGCTGTATTATGGGGGCAAAATGGTCAAACTACTACTTCTACTTCATTGTTGGAGAATTATGGGTTAGAGGAGATCAAGCAGCTAATTACCACTAATTACAGCTTTCATGAAACTAAAGAAGAGGAAAAAGACATGACCAAGGTGATGTACTATTATTATTGA